A genomic segment from Drosophila miranda strain MSH22 chromosome 3, D.miranda_PacBio2.1, whole genome shotgun sequence encodes:
- the LOC108158990 gene encoding ribose-5-phosphate isomerase, giving the protein MLLGLLRRGLSQPHFNQHFLNAQQLLLGAQTRNMGDEISLDEAKKKAARTAVDEWVKEDTTILGIGSGSTVVYAVQRIAERVWKDGELTDLICVPSSYQAQHLILDYNLNLGSVDRNPIIDVAIDGADEVDSNMVLIKGGGGCLLQEKVVASCAKKFIVVADYTKKSLHLGEQWCKGVPIEVAPMAQVPIKLQIEAMFGGEVVLRMAKVKAGPIITDNGNFLLDWKFVGKREYNWDEVNRAITMIPGVLETGLFVDMAHKCYFGMADGSVKAQSK; this is encoded by the coding sequence ATGTTGTTGGGTTTACTTCGTCGGGGTTTATCGCAACCACATTTCAATCAACATTTTTTGAACGCGCAGCAGCTTTTATTGGGTGCACAGACAAGGAACATGGGCGACGAGATTTCATTGGACGAGGCCAAAAAGAAGGCCGCACGCACGGCCGTGGACGAGTGGGTGAAGGAGGACACAACAATTTTAGGGATTGGAAGCGGCTCGACGGTCGTGTACGCGGTTCAGCGCATTGCAGAGCGTGTCTGGAAGGATGGCGAGCTGACGGACCTGATCTGTGTGCCCTCGTCCTACCAGGCCCAGCATCTGATCTTGGACTACAATCTCAACTTAGGCTCGGTGGATCGCAATCCCATCATCGATGTGGCCATCGACGGGGCCGACGAGGTGGATTCGAATATGGTATTGATCAAAGGCGGCGGTGGCTGCCTGCTGCAGGAGAAGGTTGTTGCCTCCTGCGCCAAAAAGTTCATTGTGGTGGCCGACTACACGAAGAAATCGTTGCATCTGGGCGAGCAATGGTGCAAGGGCGTTCCAATTGAGGTTGCGCCCATGGCCCAAGTTCCCATAAAGCTGCAGATCGAGGCCATGTTTGGTGGCGAGGTCGTACTGCGCATGGCAAAGGTAAAGGCTGGACCCATTATAACCGATAATGGCAATTTTCTGCTCGACTGGAAGTTCGTTGGCAAGCGGGAGTACAACTGGGATGAAGTGAATCGCGCCATCACCATGATCCCAGGCGTCTTGGAGACGGGACTCTTCGTTGACATGGCCC